From one Thalassospira lucentensis genomic stretch:
- a CDS encoding sigma-54-dependent transcriptional regulator has translation MRFEITGENRVGITRDVVNVLADFKLDIRAFEVTTHHIFADIPAIRPERFPLLAHRLMQLPGIEDVKPIDRLPTERRRAQLHATLAALGDPVIAVDANGLIAQANPAAQNIAGSPDAPLRDRPLADFLTDPDIDDLRQSHFRLPEREVTLGGQTYLLQVEPIGHVDDGTDAADDEPWGGVMVFHRAARLGRVMTALQDRSHTGFDDIIGQSKVLARVKAQAKRLASVDAPLLILGETGTGKELFARACHRASNRADQPFLALNCAAMPEGLAESELFGYAAGAFTSARRGGKPGLLELADGGTLFLDEIGELTPYLQAKLLRVLQDGRFRRVGGTDEIAVDVRIISATNRDLETMSHDGTFREDLYFRLNVLGITLPPLRDRREDIAELALYFVTRTAQQTERPTPHIARDALSWLASHDWPGNVRELENTLFRAVALLDGDILTARDLTTTASNPPATATNDPDRLRDPATTAPATDPINAAIAQGTLADGIDMLEREMLMRLYPDYPSSRKLAERLGISHTAIARKLRKYGISG, from the coding sequence ATGCGTTTTGAAATCACCGGGGAAAACAGGGTCGGCATCACGCGGGACGTCGTCAATGTGCTGGCGGATTTCAAACTCGATATCCGCGCTTTCGAGGTCACAACCCATCATATCTTTGCCGATATCCCGGCAATCCGGCCGGAACGTTTTCCGCTGCTGGCCCATCGTTTGATGCAGCTCCCCGGCATCGAGGACGTCAAACCGATTGACCGCCTGCCAACCGAGCGCAGGCGCGCCCAATTGCACGCAACCCTTGCCGCCCTTGGTGATCCGGTGATCGCGGTGGATGCCAACGGCCTGATCGCACAGGCCAACCCGGCAGCGCAAAATATCGCAGGCTCCCCCGATGCGCCGCTGCGCGACCGGCCCTTGGCCGATTTCCTGACCGACCCGGATATTGATGACCTGCGCCAAAGCCATTTCCGCCTGCCGGAACGCGAGGTCACGCTGGGCGGGCAGACCTATCTGCTACAGGTCGAACCGATCGGCCATGTCGATGATGGCACCGATGCCGCCGATGACGAACCATGGGGCGGGGTCATGGTGTTTCACCGCGCCGCGCGCCTTGGCCGCGTCATGACCGCGCTTCAGGATCGCAGCCACACCGGATTTGACGACATCATCGGCCAAAGCAAGGTTTTGGCAAGGGTCAAGGCACAGGCAAAACGACTGGCATCGGTCGATGCCCCGCTTCTGATCCTCGGCGAAACCGGCACGGGGAAGGAGCTTTTCGCCCGCGCCTGCCACCGGGCCAGCAACCGGGCCGATCAGCCGTTTTTGGCCCTTAACTGTGCCGCCATGCCCGAAGGTCTGGCCGAAAGCGAACTGTTTGGCTATGCCGCCGGGGCCTTTACCAGTGCGCGTCGCGGTGGCAAGCCGGGGCTTCTGGAACTGGCCGATGGCGGCACATTGTTTCTCGATGAAATCGGCGAACTGACACCGTATTTACAGGCCAAGCTTTTGCGCGTGTTGCAGGATGGCCGGTTCCGGCGCGTCGGCGGCACGGATGAAATTGCGGTTGATGTCCGCATCATCAGTGCGACCAACCGCGACCTTGAAACCATGTCGCATGACGGCACTTTCCGCGAAGACCTTTATTTCCGCCTTAACGTCCTTGGCATCACCCTGCCACCCTTGCGCGACCGTCGCGAAGACATTGCCGAACTGGCCCTTTATTTCGTCACCCGCACCGCCCAGCAAACCGAACGCCCCACCCCCCATATCGCAAGGGATGCCCTGTCCTGGCTTGCCAGCCACGACTGGCCCGGCAATGTGCGCGAACTGGAAAACACCCTTTTCCGGGCGGTCGCCCTGCTGGATGGTGACATCCTGACCGCACGCGACCTGACCACCACCGCAAGCAACCCGCCCGCCACGGCCACGAATGACCCCGACAGACTCCGCGATCCGGCAACCACCGCCCCCGCAACCGACCCGATCAATGCGGCCATCGCGCAGGGCACACTTGCCGATGGGATCGACATGCTCGAACGTGAAATGCTGATGCGCCTTTACCCGGATTATCCAAGCTCGCGGAAGCTTGCCGAACGGCTTGGAATCTCGCACACTGCGATTGCCCGCAAGCTTCGCAAATATGGCATTTCCGGTTGA
- a CDS encoding 3-hydroxybutyrate dehydrogenase, with translation MLTGKCALVTGSTSGIGLAMAKALAGAGADVMLNGFGDKDEIEATRKSLETEFGVTAHYNGADLSKPDQIKAMMKDAAAKFGGGADILINNAGIQYTALIEDFPPEKWDAIIAINLTSAFHTTRFALPNMKKKNWGRIINTASAHGLVASVQKAAYVAAKHGIMGLTKVTALETAESGITANSICPGWVRTELVERQIEAKAKEGGISVEQAATNLVSDKHPSKQFVTPEQIGQTALFLCSDAASQMTGTHMSVDGGWTAQ, from the coding sequence ATGCTGACAGGCAAATGCGCACTTGTTACCGGATCGACCAGCGGCATCGGCCTTGCGATGGCCAAGGCCCTTGCAGGGGCCGGGGCGGATGTCATGCTGAACGGCTTTGGCGACAAGGACGAAATCGAGGCCACCCGCAAATCGCTTGAAACCGAATTTGGCGTGACCGCGCATTACAATGGCGCGGACCTCTCCAAACCCGACCAGATCAAAGCGATGATGAAAGATGCCGCCGCAAAATTCGGCGGTGGTGCCGATATCCTGATCAACAATGCCGGCATTCAATACACCGCCCTGATCGAGGATTTCCCGCCGGAAAAATGGGACGCGATCATTGCGATCAACCTGACCTCGGCCTTTCACACAACGCGCTTTGCCCTGCCGAACATGAAAAAGAAAAACTGGGGCCGGATCATCAATACCGCCTCCGCGCACGGGCTTGTCGCATCGGTGCAAAAGGCCGCCTATGTCGCGGCCAAGCACGGCATCATGGGTCTGACCAAGGTCACAGCCCTTGAAACCGCCGAAAGCGGCATCACAGCCAATTCAATCTGCCCGGGCTGGGTCCGCACCGAACTGGTCGAACGCCAGATCGAAGCCAAGGCCAAGGAAGGCGGCATTTCCGTCGAACAGGCCGCAACCAATCTGGTCTCGGACAAACACCCGTCCAAACAGTTCGTCACCCCCGAACAGATCGGCCAGACCGCGCTATTCCTGTGCTCGGACGCCGCATCCCAAATGACCGGCACACATATGTCGGTCGATGGTGGCTGGACCGCACAGTAA
- a CDS encoding LysR substrate-binding domain-containing protein, whose amino-acid sequence MNAWDGISEFVAVTERKSFTAAAKQLGISVAQVSRQITALEEKLGVQLFYRTTRKVSATEAGQVYYQHCRQLLDGLQDAERAIGTLTQVPRGKLKLTAPTTYGETVIAPLVNDFVARYPELEVQCRFTNQKLDLVLEGYDMAIRLGRLDGTTGSLMSQQLSTRRLYACASPAYLSKRGEPHSLSELARHNCLVGTLDYWRFEEDGRERTIRIHGSIHANSGQALLDAALKGIGIVQLPDYYVDPWIASGDLIPVLSKFQPTDEGIWALYPTNRHLSPKIRMLVEHLGRYLG is encoded by the coding sequence ATGAATGCGTGGGACGGGATCAGCGAATTTGTCGCCGTGACGGAACGCAAAAGCTTTACGGCAGCCGCCAAGCAGCTTGGCATTTCCGTGGCCCAGGTCAGCCGCCAGATCACCGCGTTGGAAGAAAAGCTTGGCGTGCAGTTGTTTTACCGCACCACGCGCAAGGTCAGTGCGACCGAAGCCGGGCAGGTTTATTACCAGCATTGCCGACAATTGCTGGATGGCTTGCAGGATGCGGAACGCGCAATTGGTACCCTGACACAGGTGCCGCGCGGCAAGCTTAAACTGACCGCGCCCACCACCTACGGCGAAACCGTGATTGCGCCGCTGGTCAATGACTTCGTCGCCCGCTATCCGGAACTTGAAGTCCAGTGCCGCTTTACCAACCAGAAACTTGATCTGGTGCTGGAAGGCTATGACATGGCGATCCGGCTTGGGCGGCTGGATGGCACGACCGGCAGTTTGATGAGCCAGCAGCTTTCAACCCGCCGCCTATATGCCTGTGCGTCGCCAGCCTATCTGTCCAAACGTGGCGAGCCGCATTCGCTTTCGGAGCTGGCGCGCCATAACTGCCTTGTCGGGACGCTGGATTATTGGCGGTTTGAGGAAGACGGGCGCGAACGCACCATCCGCATTCATGGCTCGATCCATGCCAATAGCGGGCAGGCGCTTTTGGATGCCGCGCTAAAGGGCATCGGCATCGTCCAGTTGCCGGATTATTACGTCGATCCGTGGATCGCCAGTGGCGATCTGATCCCGGTCCTGTCCAAGTTCCAGCCGACCGATGAAGGCATCTGGGCGCTTTACCCGACCAACCGGCACCTCAGCCCCAAGATCAGGATGCTGGTGGAGCATTTGGGGCGGTATTTGGGGTGA
- a CDS encoding S-(hydroxymethyl)glutathione dehydrogenase/class III alcohol dehydrogenase, which produces MSAQTITCKAAIAWEAGKPLSIEEVQVAPPKAGEVRVRIVATGVCHTDAFTLSGDDPEGIFPAILGHEGGGIVESIGEGVTSVAVGDHVIPLYTPECGECKFCKSGKTNLCQKIRATQGKGLMPDGTTRFSQNGKPIYHYMGCSTFSEYTVLPEISIAKVNKTAPLEEVCLLGCGVTTGMGAATNAAKVKPGDSVAIFGLGGIGLSAIIGCKMAGASRIIAIDINEKKFELAKQLGATDTINPQKFDKPIQDVIVEMTDGGVEYSFECIGNVNVMRSALECCHKGWGESVIIGVAGAGQEISTRPFQLVTGRVWRGTAFGGVKGRSQLPDYVERYLKGEFKLSDFITHTMKLEDINEAFDLMHEGESIRSVIHY; this is translated from the coding sequence ATGAGCGCCCAAACCATCACCTGCAAAGCCGCCATTGCCTGGGAAGCGGGCAAGCCGCTATCGATTGAAGAAGTTCAGGTCGCCCCGCCCAAGGCCGGCGAAGTCCGTGTGCGCATCGTTGCCACCGGCGTTTGCCACACCGATGCCTTTACCCTGTCGGGCGACGACCCCGAAGGCATTTTCCCCGCCATCCTTGGCCATGAAGGCGGCGGGATTGTTGAATCAATCGGCGAAGGTGTCACCAGTGTTGCGGTCGGCGATCATGTGATCCCGCTTTACACCCCGGAATGCGGCGAATGCAAATTCTGCAAATCGGGCAAAACCAACCTGTGCCAGAAAATCCGCGCCACCCAGGGCAAGGGCCTTATGCCCGATGGCACCACGCGCTTCTCGCAGAATGGCAAGCCGATCTATCACTATATGGGTTGCTCGACCTTCTCGGAATATACGGTTCTGCCGGAAATCTCGATTGCCAAGGTCAACAAAACCGCCCCGCTTGAAGAAGTCTGCCTGCTGGGTTGCGGTGTCACCACCGGCATGGGGGCCGCCACCAACGCGGCCAAGGTCAAACCGGGCGATAGCGTTGCGATTTTCGGTCTGGGCGGCATTGGCCTTTCGGCCATCATCGGCTGCAAAATGGCCGGTGCCAGCCGCATCATCGCCATTGATATCAACGAAAAGAAATTCGAACTCGCCAAACAGCTTGGCGCGACCGACACCATCAACCCGCAAAAATTCGACAAACCGATCCAGGACGTCATCGTTGAGATGACCGATGGCGGCGTTGAATACAGCTTTGAATGCATCGGCAATGTCAATGTGATGCGTTCCGCCCTTGAATGCTGTCACAAGGGTTGGGGAGAGTCGGTGATTATCGGTGTCGCCGGTGCCGGTCAGGAAATCTCGACCCGTCCGTTCCAGCTTGTCACCGGTCGCGTCTGGCGCGGCACCGCCTTTGGCGGGGTCAAGGGCCGTTCGCAACTGCCCGATTATGTCGAACGCTACCTCAAGGGCGAATTCAAACTGTCCGATTTCATCACCCACACCATGAAGCTTGAAGACATCAACGAAGCTTTCGACCTGATGCATGAAGGCGAAAGCATCCGTTCGGTCATTCATTACTAA
- the fghA gene encoding S-formylglutathione hydrolase translates to MGIENSSSNKVFGGWHKQYTHRSDVLGCDMRFAIFLPRQAGKGNRVPVMYWLSGLTCTDENFMQKAGAFRIASELGIAIVAPDTSPRGDHVPDDEEEAYDFGKGAGFYVNATQEPWARNYRMYDYVTRELPALVRDHFPISDDAVISGHSMGGHGALMIALKNPGMFKSVTAFSPISNPINCPWGQKALGNYLGDDKSVWKQWDSSELMKAATAKDAQTPALVDQGDADGFLAEQLKPDTLFAAASHAGYPLNLRMQEGYDHSYYFIASFIEDHLRFHAWHLGIA, encoded by the coding sequence ATGGGCATTGAAAATTCGTCCAGCAACAAGGTATTCGGCGGCTGGCACAAACAATATACCCATCGGTCCGATGTGCTGGGCTGCGATATGCGGTTTGCCATCTTCCTGCCGCGTCAGGCGGGCAAGGGCAACCGTGTGCCGGTGATGTACTGGCTCTCGGGACTGACCTGCACGGATGAAAACTTCATGCAGAAGGCCGGCGCGTTTCGCATCGCAAGCGAACTTGGCATTGCCATCGTCGCCCCCGACACCAGCCCGCGTGGCGACCATGTGCCTGACGACGAAGAAGAAGCCTATGACTTCGGCAAGGGCGCCGGTTTTTACGTCAACGCGACGCAGGAACCCTGGGCGCGCAATTACCGCATGTATGATTATGTGACCCGGGAGCTTCCGGCCCTTGTCCGTGATCATTTCCCGATTTCCGATGATGCGGTGATTTCCGGCCATTCGATGGGCGGGCACGGTGCGCTGATGATCGCGCTTAAAAATCCGGGCATGTTCAAATCGGTGACGGCCTTTTCGCCGATTTCAAACCCGATCAATTGCCCGTGGGGCCAGAAGGCGCTTGGCAATTATCTCGGCGATGACAAATCCGTCTGGAAACAGTGGGACAGCTCCGAACTGATGAAGGCCGCCACCGCCAAGGATGCGCAAACCCCTGCCCTTGTCGATCAGGGCGATGCCGATGGTTTCCTTGCCGAGCAGCTTAAACCCGATACGCTTTTTGCCGCCGCAAGCCACGCCGGTTATCCGCTGAACCTGCGCATGCAGGAAGGCTACGACCATAGCTATTACTTCATCGCGAGCTTTATCGAAGACCATCTGCGTTTCCACGCGTGGCATCTTGGTATCGCCTGA
- a CDS encoding energy-coupling factor transporter transmembrane protein EcfT has protein sequence MIAGLYIDGNSALHRAAAGLKVLALVLLGTGVFLIPDWPVLAMVLVTVFVLYPASGFGPRILWGQIRPILWLLVLFFAVQLWLNDWQAGLVVIFRLAAIVTFAGLVTLTTRTSDMLAALERAMRPLARFGVNPEKVSLAFSMVLRFIPVIAQIGHEIRDAQRARGLDKSVLALVVPLIIRTLKTADDVADAIDARSFDPD, from the coding sequence GTGATTGCCGGACTTTACATCGATGGCAATTCCGCCCTGCACCGCGCGGCGGCGGGGTTAAAGGTGCTTGCCCTTGTGCTGCTGGGGACCGGTGTTTTTCTGATCCCTGACTGGCCGGTTCTGGCCATGGTGCTGGTGACGGTTTTTGTCCTGTATCCGGCTTCGGGTTTTGGTCCCCGCATCCTTTGGGGGCAGATCAGGCCGATATTGTGGTTGCTGGTTCTGTTCTTTGCCGTGCAGCTTTGGCTCAATGACTGGCAGGCGGGGCTTGTGGTGATTTTCCGGCTAGCCGCGATTGTTACCTTCGCCGGGCTTGTCACCCTGACGACCAGAACGTCCGACATGCTGGCCGCGCTGGAGCGGGCGATGAGGCCGCTGGCGCGGTTTGGGGTGAACCCGGAAAAGGTCAGTCTGGCCTTTTCGATGGTGTTGCGATTTATCCCGGTGATTGCGCAAATCGGTCATGAAATCCGCGATGCGCAACGGGCGCGCGGGCTTGATAAATCGGTGCTGGCGCTTGTGGTGCCACTGATCATCCGCACGCTTAAAACGGCGGATGATGTGGCCGATGCCATTGATGCGCGCAGCTTCGACCCGGATTAA
- a CDS encoding energy-coupling factor ABC transporter ATP-binding protein translates to MITLENVTVEFDQRRVLDDISLSLCEKRIGIVGANGSGKSTFVRLLNGLQVASSGIVRVDDFDAAKDGRKLRRHVGFVFQNPDNQIVYPVVEEDIAFGLKALKLPKDEIDRRIDEILARYGLSEFRNHPSHLLSGGQKQLLAISGVLVMAPRYVIFDEPTTLLDLRNRNRVERAIAELDQTVITVSHDLDLIAGYDRVLVFENGRIACDDVPAIAIPRYREMMA, encoded by the coding sequence ATGATCACGCTTGAAAATGTCACCGTGGAATTCGATCAGCGTCGCGTGCTTGACGATATTTCACTGTCACTTTGCGAAAAGCGGATCGGGATTGTCGGGGCCAATGGATCGGGCAAAAGCACGTTTGTCCGGCTGCTGAACGGGCTTCAGGTGGCATCGTCGGGGATTGTGCGGGTCGATGATTTCGACGCCGCCAAGGACGGGCGCAAATTGCGCCGCCATGTCGGTTTTGTTTTTCAGAACCCGGATAACCAGATCGTCTATCCGGTGGTCGAAGAAGACATCGCCTTTGGCCTGAAGGCGTTGAAACTGCCAAAGGACGAGATTGACCGTCGTATCGACGAGATCCTTGCACGCTATGGCCTGTCGGAATTTCGCAATCATCCCAGCCATCTGTTAAGCGGGGGCCAGAAGCAGCTTCTGGCGATTTCCGGTGTGCTGGTGATGGCACCGCGTTACGTCATCTTTGACGAACCGACCACGTTGCTTGACCTGCGTAATCGCAACCGGGTCGAACGCGCGATTGCCGAACTGGATCAGACCGTGATTACGGTTTCCCATGACCTTGATCTGATTGCCGGTTATGACCGGGTGCTGGTGTTTGAAAATGGCCGGATCGCCTGTGATGATGTCCCGGCCATCGCCATTCCCCGCTATCGGGAGATGATGGCGTGA
- a CDS encoding biotin transporter BioY, with protein MNTKDIVYIALFAAVTAVLGLFPPITLPITGVPVTAQSLGPMLAGAILGARRGGLSILLFVVLVALGLPLLSGGRGGFGVLLGATGGFIVGWVIAAFVIGLLIEKFWDRLNVVNAALSIAIGGIVVLYAIGNLWVSIVVEISYWKATVGAAPFLIGDVIKVAIATAACLAVRRAYPLISKAR; from the coding sequence ATGAACACCAAAGATATCGTCTATATCGCGCTGTTTGCGGCTGTGACTGCCGTGCTTGGGCTGTTTCCACCCATCACCCTGCCGATTACCGGGGTGCCGGTGACCGCGCAATCGTTGGGACCGATGCTGGCCGGGGCGATTTTGGGGGCGCGTCGTGGCGGGCTTTCGATCCTGCTGTTTGTTGTGCTGGTTGCGCTTGGCCTGCCGCTTCTGTCGGGTGGTCGCGGTGGTTTTGGCGTTCTTCTGGGGGCGACGGGCGGCTTTATCGTTGGCTGGGTGATTGCAGCCTTTGTGATCGGCCTGCTGATTGAAAAATTCTGGGACAGGCTGAATGTCGTTAACGCGGCATTGTCGATCGCGATTGGCGGGATTGTTGTCCTGTATGCGATTGGCAATCTTTGGGTCAGCATCGTTGTTGAAATCAGTTACTGGAAGGCGACCGTTGGTGCCGCACCGTTCCTGATTGGTGATGTGATCAAGGTTGCGATTGCGACGGCTGCCTGCCTTGCCGTGCGCCGTGCCTATCCCTTGATTTCCAAGGCACGCTAG
- the ureG gene encoding urease accessory protein UreG, with amino-acid sequence MSSPLRIGIGGPVGSGKTALLERLCKAMRDEFNIAAITNDIYTREDAEFMTRSGALAADRIAGVETGGCPHTAIREDASINLAAVEDMSAKHPGLEAIFIELGGDNLSATFSPELADITIYVIDVSAGDKIPRKGGPGITRSDLLVINKTDLAPLVGADLGVMDRDARKMRGTRPFLFTNLKAMDGLEDVKNFIIETGGLRQSAAS; translated from the coding sequence ATGAGCTCACCCCTTCGCATTGGTATCGGTGGCCCGGTTGGTTCGGGCAAAACCGCCCTTCTGGAACGGCTGTGCAAGGCCATGCGCGACGAGTTCAATATCGCCGCGATCACCAATGATATTTACACCCGCGAGGATGCCGAATTCATGACCCGGTCGGGGGCATTGGCCGCGGACCGTATTGCCGGTGTTGAAACGGGTGGCTGCCCGCACACCGCCATTCGCGAAGATGCATCGATCAACCTTGCCGCGGTCGAGGATATGAGCGCCAAACATCCGGGGCTTGAAGCGATCTTTATTGAATTGGGTGGTGATAACCTGTCGGCGACCTTTTCGCCGGAACTGGCCGATATCACCATCTATGTCATCGACGTTTCAGCGGGCGACAAAATCCCGCGCAAAGGGGGGCCTGGCATCACGCGGTCCGATCTGCTGGTGATCAACAAAACCGATCTGGCACCGCTTGTCGGGGCGGATCTGGGGGTGATGGACCGCGATGCCAGAAAAATGCGCGGCACCCGTCCGTTCCTGTTTACCAATCTCAAGGCGATGGATGGCCTTGAAGACGTCAAGAATTTCATCATCGAGACAGGGGGGCTCCGTCAATCCGCAGCGTCCTGA
- a CDS encoding urease accessory protein UreF — MTTDLDPRSPANLTPGGLMRLMTWLSPSFPVGAYTYSHGVEYAVEDRRVISAESLTTWIEGVLEFGAGRIDAVLFCAAWRAARAEDLDALFDIGVDADCWRGTAEMALEATAQGRAFVSTAQKVWGDGILTLWAKRMRDDDRLPSYPVAVGIAAAEADVPLRDALSAFLHAMAANLVSSAVRLVPLGQTDGVRTLASLDKAVAMATETAMNTDPVNLGAAAPMVDWTSMKHETQYTRLFRS, encoded by the coding sequence ATGACCACTGATCTTGATCCCCGTTCCCCCGCCAACCTGACGCCGGGTGGCCTGATGCGGTTGATGACATGGCTTAGCCCGTCATTCCCGGTCGGTGCCTATACCTATTCCCACGGTGTTGAATACGCGGTCGAGGATCGCCGGGTCATCAGTGCCGAGAGCCTGACAACCTGGATCGAGGGGGTTCTGGAATTCGGTGCGGGGCGGATTGATGCGGTGCTGTTCTGTGCCGCATGGCGCGCGGCGCGTGCGGAGGACCTGGACGCGCTTTTTGATATCGGGGTTGATGCCGATTGCTGGCGCGGGACGGCTGAAATGGCGCTGGAGGCAACCGCACAGGGGCGTGCCTTTGTCTCGACCGCCCAAAAGGTCTGGGGCGATGGCATTTTGACCCTCTGGGCAAAACGAATGCGCGATGATGACCGCCTGCCGTCCTATCCGGTTGCGGTTGGTATTGCCGCGGCCGAGGCGGATGTGCCGCTGCGTGATGCGCTGAGCGCGTTTTTGCACGCGATGGCGGCCAATCTGGTGTCAAGTGCGGTGCGTCTGGTGCCGTTGGGGCAGACCGATGGTGTGCGGACCCTGGCGTCCCTTGACAAGGCGGTGGCGATGGCGACCGAAACCGCGATGAATACCGATCCGGTCAATCTTGGGGCGGCGGCCCCGATGGTTGACTGGACGTCGATGAAACACGAAACCCAATATACGAGGCTTTTCAGATCATGA
- a CDS encoding urease accessory protein UreE, with product MRRAIEHIPVSQSDTSEVRGTVTLAFADRHRRRIRLMDDAGDAFLLDLPHAVRLGDGDKLRLVDGGVIVVRAAAEDVLTITCSGPIAAAKLAWHIGNRHTPLQVLKDGRLRIIDDHVMRDMVQGLGGVVFAEVAPFDPLNGAYHGLGGGGHGHSHGNDHFEDPHDHDDHNHDHRHDHGHDHSHAHSHGHSHSHAHAHAIGEPHDH from the coding sequence ATGCGTCGCGCCATTGAACATATCCCGGTCAGCCAGTCCGACACATCCGAAGTGCGCGGTACGGTAACACTTGCCTTTGCCGACCGTCACCGGCGGCGCATCCGGCTGATGGATGATGCCGGGGATGCGTTCCTGCTTGATCTTCCGCATGCGGTGCGGTTGGGGGATGGGGATAAGTTGCGTCTGGTGGATGGCGGGGTGATCGTGGTGCGGGCGGCTGCCGAGGACGTCCTGACCATCACCTGTTCCGGCCCGATTGCGGCGGCCAAACTGGCATGGCATATCGGCAACCGTCATACCCCGCTTCAGGTCCTGAAAGACGGGCGGCTTCGCATCATTGATGATCATGTCATGCGCGATATGGTCCAGGGATTGGGCGGTGTTGTTTTTGCCGAAGTCGCCCCGTTCGATCCGCTAAATGGGGCCTATCACGGGCTGGGCGGTGGCGGCCACGGGCACAGCCACGGCAATGATCATTTCGAAGACCCGCATGATCATGACGATCACAATCATGACCACCGGCATGATCACGGCCATGACCATAGCCATGCGCATTCTCACGGGCATTCCCATTCTCATGCGCACGCCCATGCAATCGGGGAGCCGCATGACCACTGA